The sequence below is a genomic window from Sphingobacterium sp. ML3W.
CCGATAGCCAATTATAACACGTACAATTGCATTTTCCTTATTTATTCTTTAACTGTTGAAGAGGCTATATAGTACCTAGGCTATAACATCCGTCTAACCTTCAATTAACCATTTAAAATAATGCAAAAAATCTGCAATAGGGAGAGCTATGCGCTATCCACAGGTGAAGATATGTCTTTTTTTTTGAGTGAAATGCCTGTTCCAATTATTAAAAAACCAGTTATGATAACAGATTTACCAGAACAATATTTTAAGGAACTGAGGTTTGATATTGTGCAGGGGCTATCTCCAAAATCATTGAAGTATGTCATGGGCGAGCGCACCAAACAGCCCTATTATTCGTTGTTGATAAACTTGTTGGAAACCTCGGATTCATTCAGTATGGTCGTGCGCAATGACAGTATCGATGTACTGCGGATATCTTTGATCAGTATGGAGGTATATGAGATCTACCTATTTGCCTTAGGCTTGCCGGCAGACTTTCCGACCAATCGGATATTGGTACTCGGTGAGGAGCGCGAAAAGTTGGTGCCTAATGATAAATTGGTAAAAACGCCATGCTATTGCTATGAACTGACTGTACCTGCTAATACCGAACGCGAGGAATACCGTCAGCGGATACTGAACGATATGAACAAACACTTCCAGTTAGATGTAAGGGTCGATAAATTGGCCGTTGTTCAAGGTAGTCGAAAGGTATTGACCATTAGTGGTGAGTCTGTGGAGTTGATCTGGGATGAGCAGTTGATGATGATCATAAAGTCTAATAAAGTTAATCCTTCCTGATACCATGATAAGACAGACAAAAGTTCCGCCTTAAGATGTCGGGTTGCAAGTCGTCAAGGATGACTTCATATCGATGAAAGCGTGCTGATAACCAATTATGATAAATTAACGACAGACGTATAACGCTTTTCGATTCCAACTTTTTATTATAGCCTGAGCGCAAGCTTATGGGCACCTGACTAGCTTCAATTGGAAGCTGTCCTGGATGTCTATTGCCATCAGGTAAACGCCAAATTTTAAACCTTTAATACTTAGCGAAGCGATCTCTTTCGTGCCATTAAGTATTAAATAAATTATGAAAAAAATGAATAGTTTTTATAAGGATGGGAGAGTACATGCCTATTTTAAGGGTATTCTCCAATCCATTTATAACCTAAAAAGCAGGTGCAGTAAGCTAGGGATAGCACGTCGATTTCCTACAGCTGAATATGCGCTTGAAAATAATATTGCACATGCAACTAGTGTGCGTTTTAGTAGTCAATATTCTCCCGATGAACGGTCGTCTATTCTTGGGGACAGCTGTGTACCTGAGTCGGGATTGGGTCGCCATTCGTTTGGTGGTTCTTCGACCGTTGTTCGGCAATTTCCCGAAGCCCAGTCGAAGCGGAGTCGAACAACACCCGAACAAGTGTCGAAGCGGTCTCGAACAAGTGTCGAAGGATACTCGAACAAACCTCGAACAGGAACCGAAGAAATAGCAAGCAAATACCAAGCTAGAAGCAGAGGAGAAGCAAACAATAAGCACAGAAACGGCAAAGAAATAGCAGAGAACAAGCAAACAAAGACCAGAGCCGAAGCAGAGAGTTGTGTAGAAACAAGCAGAGCCGAAGCAAGGGATTTAATCGAAATAGGCAAAGGAGAAGCAAGGGAGGTAGCTTGTTCTGATAAACTTCTGACCAACTTCGCACCAACTTCTAACTTTCTACGAGTGGGGTTCGAGTCCGCTTCGAATTTTCTTCGAGTCAAACAGGATGAAAACTCAAAGCCAACTCGAATAAAATTGGATAAAAAGCCGAAGTATGGCAGAATAAAGTCAGAAGAAAGGGGGAATAAGGTCGGTGGCAGGACAGGAGTTATTGAGGATAGGTTGTTCTCAAATTCGGGTCTGATTCGTACTGTATTCGTACCAGCTTCGGAGTATTTATTACCAGCTAAATATCCTTTAATTGCCTTCCAATACCCTTTTCTTGGGCAGCCGATGTTTGGGAGATGTGCCGGAGGTGTGCAAGGGATGGGTGAGGTACGAAGCAGGTTAGAAGCAAGCACGAATCCGGTACCCAGAATGTACGGTTTAAGTACTGTTAGTTCACGGGGAAGGTACCGAAAAGGTACCGAGAGTGTACTAAGAAGCTACTGGAAAGGTACTAAAGAGGTACTGAGTAGCTACTGGAAAGGTACGACATTTTGTAAGTTCGGAGTGCCTTCTGGTCGAGAAGCAAGTAGTTCGACTTCGAACGAATCTGGGGTTTCCAAACGATGGTTCAAAAGTAGATTGTCTATCAATCAAGCATGTGTAATGCGTATGCTAAGCGTTTGCAAAGCCTGGATAGTGTGTAAAACGGTACCCGTTTACGCACTATCAACGCACTATGTACGCTTAGGACTGGCTTCATCCATGCTTAATCCCTACTTGGACAGTGTGTTATCTCAAATAAGCTCTTTTAAGCCTTTTAAATTCTTAAGTCAAGTATTTACTCATGTTGAATGTGATAATTCTTTAAATCGTTTAAAAAATAGTTTAAACTTCATGCAAGAAGTGGGGAAGGATATTGAAAATAAGCGAGTTGTCCGTTTGTTTCGTTCGGCAAGGTTTTCGATTGTCCCGGTTTTACTGATACTGCTGACGTTCGGAGGGTTAATTAGCCAAGCCCAGAGTAAGCAGGGCTATGTATTGCAGGGCACGGTCGTATCCGCAGAGGATAAGAAGCCACTGCAAGGCGTATCCGTGCGGGTTGAAGCAGAAAACATCAAGGTCTCCACCAAGAAAGACGGTTCGTTCAGTATATCGGTCACAAAAGAAAAAGGCAAAGTCAAATTTACCAATGTCGGTTACAAAACAGTTGAGCAGGAGTACACCTCGGGTGTTGTATTGTCTGTGCAACTAAATGCATCCGATAATCAATTGGAAGTAGTCGAAGTCGTGAGTACAGGATTCCAAAAAATCCCAAAAGAAAGAGCAACGGGGAGCTTTGAGTTTGTGGATAATAAGCTGTTCAACAGAAAAGTGTCAACAGATTTTGTGAGTAGGTTGGAGGATGTGGTACCAGGGATAACATCTAGAAAGGTTTCGAACAATCGTGGAGATCTATTGAATGTTCATGTTAGGGGAATAAGCACTTTGGGTTCAGAAGGCTGGCCCTTGGTTGTTGTCGATGGAGTGCCTTATGACAATAAAGGGGCTGATGTTGGTATAGGTGCTTTTAATAACATCAACCCCAATGATATCGAAAGTGTAACCGTATTGAAAGATGCGGCTGCATCTTCCATTTGGGGGGCACAGTCGGGTAATGGTGTAATTGTGGTTACCACAAAGCGTGGAAAATTTAATGAACGTACACAGTTGAGTTTTAACTCTAATATCAGTATCAAGGCTAAGCCAGATCTGTATTATTATCCCCAAATGAATACATCGGATTATATCGGTGCACAACAATATTTATTTGATCAAGGGAAATACAACAGTTGGTTTACAGATAGATTTTATAATCCGCAGCCAGCGCTGTGGCACATGTACAATAGAAAGAATGGAAATCTATCGGAATCAGATTTTAATAAAGAAATTTCGGAGATGAAGAATACCGATATGCGGGATGATTTTCTGAAGTACGTATACCGTAATGCGGTCAACCAGCAATATCATGCACAACTGCAATCGGGTGGTGAGAAGGTCAATACCCTTTTTTCAGCAGGATACGACAAAAACTTAAATGATGTTGTCACTTCCTCTCTCCGTCGTTTGAACCTCAAATCGAACACCCAGTTCAAGCCCCTGAAAAATATGGTGCTGGATTTAGGGGTGCTATATACGGAAATAAAAAATCAAAAATCGTTCTTGCCATCAGGATACAATGGATTGGCTAAGGGTATGCAAAATTATCCTTATATGCGGTTGGCAGATGAACACGGGAATCCCATAGAAGTAAATGTGGGCGGGTTTAATCCTATTTTTAAGGATACGGTAGCTGGAGGTCGCTTATTGGACTGGTCCTATTTTCCTTTGAACGAATTGAATGATACGAAAGAAACGCAGCAGATCAACGAGTTTTTAACGACGATAAATGCTGGTTATCATTTTGATTTTGGATTAAAACTGAATCTTCTATATGCCTACCAACGCTCGAATACAGAAATAGAATTATGGAGTGGTATTGGTTCGTTTTTACAACGAGATCTCGTTAATAGTTACGCGAGTTGGACAAATACCAAAGTTACTTGGAATATGCCTGTTGGTGACAGTTTTTATTTGGCAAATTGGGACAATCGTACGCATCAGGGACGTGCTACTGCTGAATATTATAAAAAATGGAACGATAAACACGAGCTGTCTTTGTTTTCTGGTATGGAGATGCGGAGTATTGAAAAAATTATGACTTCTAGTCAATATTATGGTTTTAATCCAGAGACGGGTTCGTATAAATCTGTTCCATACGGGATAGCCGTGCCCATGTTGAATGGTATCATGGGTTCTTCTGCCATTCGTGACCCCAATAGCTTTCAACATTTTCAAAATAATTTCCGATCCTATTTTGCCAATGTAGGTTATACCTATTTAGATCGGTATATATGGAGTGGTTCCTACCGAAAAGATGCTTCCAATCTATTTGGCGTTAAGAGTAATGATCGTGGGCAACCTTTTTGGTCTCTTGGTGGG
It includes:
- a CDS encoding SusC/RagA family TonB-linked outer membrane protein, with the translated sequence MKKMNSFYKDGRVHAYFKGILQSIYNLKSRCSKLGIARRFPTAEYALENNIAHATSVRFSSQYSPDERSSILGDSCVPESGLGRHSFGGSSTVVRQFPEAQSKRSRTTPEQVSKRSRTSVEGYSNKPRTGTEEIASKYQARSRGEANNKHRNGKEIAENKQTKTRAEAESCVETSRAEARDLIEIGKGEAREVACSDKLLTNFAPTSNFLRVGFESASNFLRVKQDENSKPTRIKLDKKPKYGRIKSEERGNKVGGRTGVIEDRLFSNSGLIRTVFVPASEYLLPAKYPLIAFQYPFLGQPMFGRCAGGVQGMGEVRSRLEASTNPVPRMYGLSTVSSRGRYRKGTESVLRSYWKGTKEVLSSYWKGTTFCKFGVPSGREASSSTSNESGVSKRWFKSRLSINQACVMRMLSVCKAWIVCKTVPVYALSTHYVRLGLASSMLNPYLDSVLSQISSFKPFKFLSQVFTHVECDNSLNRLKNSLNFMQEVGKDIENKRVVRLFRSARFSIVPVLLILLTFGGLISQAQSKQGYVLQGTVVSAEDKKPLQGVSVRVEAENIKVSTKKDGSFSISVTKEKGKVKFTNVGYKTVEQEYTSGVVLSVQLNASDNQLEVVEVVSTGFQKIPKERATGSFEFVDNKLFNRKVSTDFVSRLEDVVPGITSRKVSNNRGDLLNVHVRGISTLGSEGWPLVVVDGVPYDNKGADVGIGAFNNINPNDIESVTVLKDAAASSIWGAQSGNGVIVVTTKRGKFNERTQLSFNSNISIKAKPDLYYYPQMNTSDYIGAQQYLFDQGKYNSWFTDRFYNPQPALWHMYNRKNGNLSESDFNKEISEMKNTDMRDDFLKYVYRNAVNQQYHAQLQSGGEKVNTLFSAGYDKNLNDVVTSSLRRLNLKSNTQFKPLKNMVLDLGVLYTEIKNQKSFLPSGYNGLAKGMQNYPYMRLADEHGNPIEVNVGGFNPIFKDTVAGGRLLDWSYFPLNELNDTKETQQINEFLTTINAGYHFDFGLKLNLLYAYQRSNTEIELWSGIGSFLQRDLVNSYASWTNTKVTWNMPVGDSFYLANWDNRTHQGRATAEYYKKWNDKHELSLFSGMEMRSIEKIMTSSQYYGFNPETGSYKSVPYGIAVPMLNGIMGSSAIRDPNSFQHFQNNFRSYFANVGYTYLDRYIWSGSYRKDASNLFGVKSNDRGQPFWSLGGAWIVSKESFMRYSPFDYLKLRSTYGYNGNVNNRTSAYPIISIATNPNSTTGQNYGMITAPPNPSLRWERVAITNLGLDFALKGNRISGSVEYYIKNAKDLIAADRVDPSTGFTTLMINSGNIRTKGWDASLNIVPIQSKNWTWNSHLVFTYGRTKVLKSYVQNENGKDFIGSAQSNPRTPIEGMELYSLLAYKWAGLDPETGAARAYMNGELSTNYNAILALKVHDLENYGSTVPVYSGSWRNSVRYKALELSWNISYQLGHKFLRNSFDNNLFLNSDIGHKDYALRWQNPGDELKTDVPAFKFPSDLGSQIFMKSSALLENGGQIKLRDMQLSLNLPFANKFKLKNCRVYAYIQNVGIIWRGNKLGIDTEYGSNIPDAMQSSLGLSFNL